ACGTGATTCCAAAAACTTGCACAGAAACCTTTTAGGTCTGGTGAAATAAAGACGCTCTTTGTTCACTGCCATGATTGACTTGCTGCTGTAGAGTAGGTGACATGTTTTGCCTACCAAGCATGTTTTATAAGCAGAGTTTATATAAAGTTCATGGTACATTAAAATAGATAGCCTCTTCTGTACtaataaaatagcttttattctATTATTGGAAACAAATTCAATACAGAATTGCTTTTCAAGTTCACAATGGGCCTTCTGGAACTAAGTCATTGGATTACAGtagttttttgcttgtttggattgataaagctgttttcttcccttattCCATAGACTTGTTGACAGTGGTAAAACTTCAGCACAGCCCTTTCTCTAGTATTTCGGAAAACTTGCTCGTGATCGTGCACATGTGGTTCTTGTTCAGCATTAACTGGGAAGTGTGGAAGGCCCCAAAGTGTGAAAATGCTTTAATATCCATCACTGGTTTTTTCTTATTGCAAACGTTGCTCCCCTTTAAAGGGGGATAAGGCATTTGAGATCTGTCAGATTCCTTTATTCATCTATCTTTCAATAGCGTAATCTGCctattttcatttgcacttGCGAAAGATGACCAGTTCACTGGCCCAGTGCCACAGTTCCTGTATCCTGCCTGACACGGCAGGTGAATTACACAAAAAAAGCATAAGCTGGTGTAATTATGactaaaaaatctgaaatggtGATGGTTATCTTCAGAAGCCCACTAGGATGCAAGTCAGGTTTGTGTTGAGTGGCTGTTGTCTTGCAAGACGATTAATCAGCAGGAATATGTGCCTGCCACTGGTTCAGAATTGCTTGGGAGCTTCTGGTCTGTCTTCCTTTCATGTGGTGAACTGTGAATGTGTCATTTGAAACATTACCAATACTTTGAGGCATGTCTTCCCCCTGCACTGTCCCATGCTGTCCTCTGCCAAAGCTAGACACCTTGGTTTGATTTCTTTGGTTCTTCAGGTTCCTGTCTCCATGTTTGCCATGGGAAAAGCTAGTCTTACTTGAATCTAGTGAAGGATAAGTGTCCAAACCTTGCAGTGGTTTTGAATTCTGTTGCAGCACTTAGTGAAGTTGAATCATGGAAGCAATACCTAAAAAGCTTAAAGCAGGTTGTGAAAATAAAGATGATgtgcagaagaaaaggcagccTTGAAAGCAGTTGCAAGAAACTATGTTGTTGCTGCTGTATCTGGGTGAACTGTCAGGAGGTTTTGAGGACtcctgggaaagcagcagctctgccctgttGGTGTGTGCCGATAGGTGAGGGACCAGAAGCATCTCCTTACAGTTTGGTGGGATTTCTAAGATCAATGGCTTGGTTTGGCTGTagtatgttttgtttctttgaggTAGGGATACAACTGTACAATAGTTCTGGGTTTGATTATAGTGTTTCACTCAACCTGCTGCAAAACACTTTCCCTTGGTGATGTACGTGTGTGCCAACAGTAAATGGACTTTGAGTTGTGGAGGTGacttccccccctcccacccctttGCTTTTAGATCACTGAATTTCATTATTGGGAAGCATTTAGTCTCAGAAGTGTTTCTACAGTGTTGAGAAGTGTCTATGAGGGGATATTTAAGTGGAACTAAAGGACAAAGTATACATCTGTGCCAAgaagtacttttaaaaactacagtAACCCCTGAGCTGTCTAACCCAAGTTACGCAAGAGGGAGAAACGTAGTATGGGTGTTGCAGATATACTACAGGAACGAAGATGTACATTTCTGTcctgctctttgcttttgtcAGAATGATGTCTTCATCTTGTGTTTGATGTTGCCCTGTTGTGTTTCAAAATCTCAGCATTTGAAATGTCACACTTCATCTTGGTGTCAAAGATGTCTCAAGATGCctggggggaggagagagacAAATCTGATCTCTCATGGGTAACTTTGTGGAAGTGTATTAACAGATAATGCTATCTAACTCTGCCCTATGAGGGGTATGGTTATCAGATAAGGTTTTGGTGGTTCTTTATCTCTGATACTGGTGCTAGAAGAGGAGGGCATTGAAATTAATTCAGCAGTAAACAGTAGAATGCAGTGTATTTCAAAAACCTGCCGGTGACAATAGGGCACCTATAAATCTGCTTCTCCCTCAGATATTCCTCCCTAGTGCTCCTTGTGTCCAGCAGGGATCATTTACAAGCTTCTGGACAGTGCGAGCAGCCCTCTGCGTTTGCAAGACTCCCACCTAGAGACTGTAGCAAAAATAGCATGCACaaaagggaggaggcagagagaaggCAGCGCGTTCTATAGATGCTCTTTTGCCCGTTGCAGCGCTGAAGGACTAAAATAACCCTAAATGTAACTGTCATGGGAATTACAGTTActatttgaaaaggaaaagataacatTGATTTTATTTGGCAACGAGGGTGTTAATACAGATGAAAATCCACAAGCGAATCAGCGCGCTGCAGAAGATGAAATGCTTCCCCTGTCAATTCTCAAATACTATTAAATCCGCCCAGTTCAACACCAGTGCTTTGATGTCTGTCTCTTTCTTTGACCAAGGTATGGGAATACAGTATTCTTAACGGTGAGTTATTGGCTTTAAAATGTGTGGTCGGTTGCTTTGCTCTCCAGTACTGATTTTTGtataaaaatctgcatttcaacCCTGTTGTGGGACTAGCTAAGCAGAAATCATTTTTTCTGCCTACTTTTTTAGCATGTTTGTTTTGTCCTTGGAAAGGGAACAATCCAAGATTACAGTGCAGAAGGCACATCAGATTCTATGGATGCAGCCTGAGTTTAAAAACtaatgaataattttctgttgtgATTGCTGCTAAggaatgtattttgtttctaatttaaaaCTGATCCAAGTacttgaaaatatctttttcataGTGTCGATAAGACACTGGAGAGATTTGAGTACCTTGTCACCACTGACTGAGGCTGCTGGACTTTTTGGAGGTGTGGGGATGTAAGTACCAAAAGTTCGTTCATGCAGTTGAACCTATAGACAAAGCAGGACTTGTATCAGCTTGGAGATGACTGTTACCAAGCTCAGGTgatcttaaaataaatggaaaaaacgAGAATGTCGAGAATTGTTACAGGAAAAGTTGCTAGCTTTCTGCTGTATGAGAGACTTgtgtaattaaataaatatatattacaaCAGCAGACCTAAGAAAATGGAGGGTTTATCCCTTAATTTAAGGCTTTTCTGGTTGTTGTTGCTGCTTGTTCTAAGGATAAGGCTTCAAGCCTAAGGCTTTTGACCTTGTAGAACTTCTCCGTGACGTTCACCAAACAAGCGCTAAGATGAATTTATCCATCTATTCTTAGATGGATAtataagatttttaaagcagttttttctttgctgttctcCTTCCACATACATGCACACGTTTAGATCTGCTGATAACTTGCTGTatcattttctctgtttaaagACGGGCTTAGCTTGCAGTGTGAAATCCCtcaatgtttttcaaaacagtaattATTCTGTATACCTCTCTCTTGAGAGGTGAGttatcttgtttttcttcaattAATTGATAACTTCCTTAAGCTCATCTACCAGAGGATTACAGCAACGTGGTTTGCATTGTATGGAATAGGCAAAATTAGATTGCTTGGTTTGCGCTTTCTGCATACTGGATTTGATTAATCCTATGTTATCTTTATGCCCCGTTCACCTGTGAAAGGTACATATTGAATGCCCAGTCTTCATCTGAACGGTATGCAGTCTGAAGTCTTATAGACGTGAGATAAATCACTTCTTCTTCACAAGTACATGAACGAATGGCTAAAGTAACTGTTACCTTCCCGGGGGGAATTATGTGCGCTCAAATCAAGGTTTTTCTATGTGTAGTCTGGATCCTGGTTTATCTCCGTGCAAGCTTACATCATGTTTGTCCTTAACACAGTGTTGTTGAGAAATTTCAGCCTGTTCGTATTTCAACAGTGCCTGATAATCATGGCAAGGGAGGTTGATGGATATAGGAGCATCTTGTGTTTATATCCTTTGTTATATGGCAGTTTATGCTATGTATTAAACGACGACTGAGCCGTACGTACCTGCTCACGCCAAGAATCTGACTCTGCATCTTTTGCCTCTGTGTGAGGATTTTGCAGCTGAGTTTGGCCTGCTCGTTCAGGCTGTCTTTGCATTGTGCAGTTTTCAGACAGACACGGCTGCATGCTTGTAGCTGCTGTGTAATGCAGTTGTTAAGGAACAACAGGCCCATGTCCTCAGAGGCCACCGCCCATGTGTTTGGGACAACCCAAGGATGATGTAAGTTGCATTTTGGTGTTAGAATGAATAAGAGGAAAATCCTGCGTGTTTCACTTCCAAATTAAATAATTGCCCATTGCTGTCTGTGATAAGATAGCTTCCCTGATATGCTGCACAATAGTGTCTGCTTAAATTCAGACTGAGCATCTTTTGTTTAGCAGTAGCTTTTGGTCTGTAGAGCAGCAGGTACCAGACCTTTTTAAACTCTAAAACAGAGAATGAAGAAACCATCCAATAGAAAAAATGGATACGTGGTTTTATCTATATCAGACTGacatgaaagcaaaacagcCTGAAGACTTGCACGTGTAAAAATCtcaactactttttttctgcagaaaattagGTTTATATAGTTGTATTGCAGTTTGAAGCTGGCATTCAAAGAATGGCTTGGCTTCTGATTCTGCCGTTTGAAAGTACGGGGGGCATGTGTATGTTTGCAAATGTGAATTGGTGCGCTTAAGCTTAAGTTGTAATTtgtcctcttttttcccctgtatgaAGAGATCAATGTGATCCTAGgcatgacttttttttgccGATGTATATTCACAATTTAATTTTAGCACTcctcatggaaaaaaaacttgtggtaATGTAAACCTTCCTTATCCAGAAAAGATAGTCAAGTTTTTTAGAGACAGTCtgaatttatttcttaattttctgtagCTGGTTTTGTTCCACATCCTTGCATTCCTTAGACACTGATGCCTGAACATCTCCACTCTAATACGTTTTGCCCTTAAGCTGTCAAATGTATACagagttcttaaaaaaaacccaatcaaacCAACCCAGGCTTTGGTATCGTACAGATAATGATTGTATCCAATTTTTCTATCagaaagaatggaagaaataaagGTAAGAATATAAACATACACAGTCTCTCTCTGCTGTTACAGCACATTTCTATACTCTACCAGAGTAGCAGCCATAACAGAAAAACAGTTCTAAGAAGTGACAAtataaaacctttaaaaacatcttAGTGCACAACACTGAACTTGTCACGCTGGCACAGTGAACTAGTAACTCGTTTCCAGAtgtacagattaaaaaaattaattctatattttaaaataaatccctaCTTGTATTTTATAGCTTAAGTATACTTAAACTGAAgtatgtgttttcttctttacttaAAATTGTAGCTTTCTTGGCCACTTAGTATTTAGAAGAATTATTAActtgtgggttttatttctgttcctatGCAGCGGATATAATTTCTACAGTAGAATTTAACCATTCTGGAGAGTTGTTAGCGACAGGAGACAAAGGAGGTAGAGTTGTCATCTTTCAACAGGAGCAGGAGGTGAGTGCTAACTACTTAAAGTAATTTAAtgttctcttctgttcctgtttgttctctttttcaagaaaaggagCACGCTTTTATAAAAAACTTTACACAAAGTGCATGCCTGTGTAATAAGggtttaaaataatgaaatttaagaGTGAAGGCATTATTGTGAACTTTGTGACACTGTTAGAAATTAATGTCTCTTTGAACACTCTTAAGCAGTGGTCTGAACAgtgtttaaagtgaaaatgagaaagggTGGGGGTAGGGCACAAAAAGACTTTGGAGAAGCTAAAGGTGGTTATTTGACAATGACTCGACTTGGCTGTGATGATTATTCCAGATTATGCTGTAGTTGGGGAAATAAAAGTTGCCCTTAGTGAATATGTAACTGTGACCTAAGATGTCCTTTTCCCATTCTGATACCAATCAGGtaaaaatcataaaatcatagtaGCAAAGGTATCTTATCATTTTATACTTGTTCTTTTGGTCCATGCAGAATTCTACAGACAAATCTTCTAATGCCCGGAAAGGGCCTCTACTCCCACGTTAAAGGTGGGAGAGCTGAGTTGAAGTGCTTGATTTTTAACTAAGGCCATAGCTGGAAGTTGACTTGGTTAGAATTTATTTCAGGGCGAGGATCAAAAGGCACTTCTTTCATCTCACTGCCTAGAAAAGTCACACTGTTACTTCCGCCCTTTAGTGTTTCATTCAATTTCAATACTAAAAATCCCAAACTTTAAGAACTCCACAGTTCCCCAGAACTAGTTGCTTCCTGCTGGTACGCAGGCAATTCGAGTGCAGTATCTTCTCTTTACAAATAAATCACTTTGGTCAGCTGGTGCCACCTAGTGGGATATTCCTGACTGACTGGCCTCTTCCGAAGCTTTTTTTGGCCGGAGTCTGAGATGAGGGTAGTATGTAGAGTATCCTTACTCTTCTTCCGGTTGTTTTGGGCACAaactcttgggtttttttttcctaagtctgAGTTTTAGCTTGTGTCTTTTAATGATCCTTTGCTTCAGCGTACCTTAAAGCTTAAATTGCTAATTGCCTGTTTTCAACTGAGTTGTCTTTAAATGACTACTTCTGGTCTTGCTGCATAACCCATGGCTCATATCCTTATGACCTGTGAGTCTAGGTACAGTAAGAACCACCTGGGTTATCAGATTAAGTTGCACAGAATTGTTTTTGGCATAATTTTGAGTCCTCTGTGTTTAGAGAATGAACAATGGGGACAAGATTCCCTAATGCATTAGCAGTTAGTTCCGCCATATCCATGACTATCTAGAGCAAGTTTTATACGTGAGAGTATCTAAAAGACAATTGTTAAACTATTATGGCTGAATTTATGTATCACTGTCATCACACTGTATTCCAGAGTGCTTTAAGACCATACatacaggaaggaaaacactAAAACACAAGTGCTCTGTATAGAGTTATGCAAGCGAGTGTAACCTTACCCAGGGCCAAAACGCTGCCACCTCTGGACTGGAATGTGGCAGCCCTTCTGCAATGCGGAGCAAGGGACACTACAGAAGTACCAGGCAGGAAATGAATATTGTATCTAATTGAAACCGAAGGAGGAATTTGCGTAGGCAGCCTGTAATTACCTAAATTGGAATTTAACATAAGGCACTTGGGCCAACACCTCttcttgttttgatttggggttttttgtgagTGCCCTGAGATGGTCTGATggtttaaattttgcttttatccCAAGGATGGATTTAATATATTATTGGTTTTATATATTATTCTAGTCCTGTAGAGTTTTACTGGAATACACAAGTACATTTAAGACCCAATCATTATGGTAACTATGGAATTGAAGGAAAGTTCGCTGAATCACGACCAGCATTTCCTAAAGCACAAtagatttatttcagaagtcGCCTGTTCTCTGCAGTGACCCTGGTTAGCTTGTTAGGTCTAACTGAAACTTAGAACAAAGTTCCTTCCGTTCCCTAGGGTGGGAAGGCCAGTATAATTGATAGGTGTGGTACAATATTCTAGTgccaaattttatttctaagcattttGTCCAATTTTCCCTCCCCCACAGCTTATTGTAAAATGCCAGAATTGCTGCCAGCTATTAATGTAAGGGTGTGAAGCAAGAGAAAATGACGCAAGGAATGTGACAAATGTGGGCTAGCAAGGATCCTATCAAGAGTATGTTTTAGTGAGGTATTAAGGGATGAGATGAATGATGGACATGAGACACACAAGACAAGGAAGGAGCAAAGTCCCTAGTCAAGAATATATCACAGGAAAGGCATCTGATGGTGCAACCTCTTGAAATGGGTGGAACAGGAATACGTCACAAAATTAAGCTTGCATTAATTTCAGGTACACCTAGTGAGCGCTATTTCAGAGATGGTTCCAGTTTTCTGTCACCTTACTCCTTGGAGGGAATGTGAGGTTCAGTCCGTGCAGTGCAATATTAGTGCTAGGAAGCCACTGCCTAAACATAGCTTTTAGAAATCATGCAAGTTTGGAGATTTTCTCGGTTTTCCAGACAGTTCCATCCTGAACAGGCCAACTGCAGGTGCGACTTTAAATGTCAGAGATGTATTCAGCAGAGGTGTTaagctccccccaccccccccgtctctagaatgaagaagaaaaagctactTAAGCAGTTTAGAAGGTCTCAGGCAATGTGGAAATGAGCTGCTTGTATAAATTTAGAGGCGACGTGGGATTTCCGTAGTGTGTCTTGCCAGCCAAACTTGCCCACAGAGCGGATTTGCCATACGTGTGGCTGTGTAGTGCTCTTGGGGGAATAttctccttaaaaaacaaaggtgGAAAATCTAAGATGAGAGAGTGATGAAGGtttttgaaatttgtttttaaaagagaaagcttATGCCTAGAATATTTAGGCAAAATGTTAGTTCGTAAGTTCAGCTGCTCAGAATGAATATGAAAACTTCCTGGAGATACTATTCATGTGGCTGAGAGGATTTTCTGGAAACTTTAGGAATCAAAAGCTGCTGCAGTAACTGTCTTTTCTCTGATACTTTCTTAGCCAAATAGTAGAAACTCTAATCAAGTTCTTGAAAAAGAGATGATCCTTACTTCATCTGTCCTACAGGGTCGTTAAAATAAGGCAAGTTGTAGACTAAAGGATACTCGGGGCAAACCTGGCATAGGCAACACCAGAGTGTAGAAGTCTTAACCTATTCTTATGCTCGTTAGAGTTTGCCTGTATATCTTGCTGCATAAATACTTAGTTCTGCCTTCTGCCTGCAGCCTTGAAAAGCATTGTGTACAATGCATACCTATCTTGATCATTTAATTCTCttttcagaacaaaacccaGTCTCACAGTAGGGGAGAATACAATGTTTACAGTACGTTTCAAAGCCATGAACCAGAGTTTGACTACTTGAAAAGTTTAGAAATTGAAGAGAAGATCAACAAAATTAGGTGGTTACCCCAGAAAAATGCTGCTCAGTTTTTATTGTCTACAAACGGTAAGCTATGACTTAGTAGTTAATTTTGCACGGTAACCTGTTGTTACATAGGTTTGATTTAGGATTTTGTCTAATGCACTCCACTTTCAAAAGGCTGGAAGAAAGCTGGTTTTAAACGCAAGTGTCTAGGGATGTGGCTACGCAAGGGTTAGGCTGTTTAACTCTGTTTAGCGGCTGTTCTGGCTTCACTGGATGCAGAAGCCCCATAGCATGGGGTGGTATATTAGTCATTTCTGATTCGGTTGCTTTATAGCAAAGGGGCTTAGCTAAGCTGTCGTTCAGTATCTCCTTATCTGTGTAACTGTGTGAGAGCTTATATTAGTCATTCATAACAATCCCGATTTAACTGAAACTTGCTATAACTTTTATAAAAAGAGCAAACTGTGGAGGTGgtcttttaaatgctttttatcttgtcttgttttctgcaagcagtatttttgtcttttttggtACATGTAGGTGGTCTTGTCTTGTTTGAAGGCTTCATGTTAAACTGCATCAACTTGAAGATTAGTATCTTTGCTAGAGCTTTGGTTTGAAACTCtggctgtttattttcagataaaacaataaaattatgGAAAATCAGTGAAAGGGACAAAAGACCAGAGGGTTATAATTTAAAGGAAGAAGATGGACGGTATAGGGATCCTACTACAGTTACAACACTACGGGTGAGTAGTTCGTGCTCCTGTGAATAGGCCGTGTTCAAGTGatttctcctccccctccccgccggcaCACAGGTTAGCCTCTATCTCAGTGAGCAGCTGCCCCATCAGATTCTTAACTCCATATTTTCTGTGATGCCAGTTGGCAGACACACTTATTTCTGGGGTgattttaaggtattttaatCGGCTTGGTGTGTTGAAGGACTGTGATTGAGTGCTAACATGTTTGTAGTACGTTTGCATCTCAAACTTCCGttgctttgtattttgcagGTGCCAGTATTCAGGCCCATGGACCTCATGGTTGAAGCTAGTCCACGAAGAATATTTGCCAATGCTCACACGTATCACATCAATTCCATCTCCATTAATAGCGATTATGAAACGTACTTATCTGCAGATGACTTGCGGATTAACCTGTGGCACCTAGAAATTACAGACAGAAGTTTTAGTAtctttttgcattgttttatgTGATGGGAACAGCTTGGCTACAACAAAACTGTTGGATtgtatttcctttcctgaaaagctttttaactAGCATGTTTGTCCATTTCCTGGTTATTTCTCCCTAGCAGTCGTAAGGACTTCTGGAGAGGTGGCTGCTCAGCACGAGCAATATAAGGAGAGCTAGGCATTTGCATGGCAAGAAACACActccaaaaggagaaaaaaacttcaGGTTTCAAGTTAGATGGGCggtgctgggaggcagcattACTGTAAGCTATCTTGTGAAAATTTCCTTGACTTGCAGTAGGAAGCAAGTCAGAGGAGTGCCTTTCTTATCTCTTGCATGTGCACCTACAGGGGTTGCAGGCAGTAGGATCATAGGAGTATGCGTTCAGTCCCATCGCCGGGAGCAGAGATTTGTGGACAAATCGGCAGGATCCTGAGCAGAAATCACACGTGCCTTCTTTATAATGTAGCAACGTAATCAGAATTGAAGCAAAATAAAGTTCTATGTGAAAAAATGTAGGTGACGCATATGTAGTGTAAAATTAGTTACTGCTGAAGCGGagcaaaaaaattaagcaggtttttgctgttttaagaATTAACTTTGAACTGATACAGAATGCAACGTTCCAGTCTTGCTTTCTGGACAAATCATGGGACTTGATTTTAACTTTTATGCAGTTTGTGACTGGGTCCCACAGCCTTGGCATGGAAGTCTTGTCCTGCTTCCAAACTTCaagtattattttgcttttattggcttgttttaattctgtttggCTATTTGAGATATACTTTGAACTGAAGAAGCATTGCTGAATAcatttaaagctgaaaaatgtgttacaaaaagagaaaatttcttAACAAAATGCTGTAGATATTGTAGATATAAAGCCTGCCAACATGGAGGAGCTCACAGAGGTGATAACAGCTGCGGAGTTCCACCCAAACAGCTGCAATACGTTTGTATACAGCAGCAGTAAAGGAACGATTCGTCTCTGTGATATGAGAGCGTCAGCACTCTGTGACAGGCACTCAAAATGTAAGTTCTGCCCTGCATAGTTTGTTGTCTCTTTGTGGAATGTGATACCTCGCTGTTAGATGAAACTGAACACTCAGTGAGAACCTATTAAACACCAAAGAGCGTGTGTATTTGTATTGGATTTCTGTAGTATATTGAACGGatctaaaaccaaaaatcaaaataaatcttaaagTTAGATTCATATTTTTGCCACAGTAAAAGTAGTGAATAAAATTATTAGCAGCTTAAGCTGGGGAGCCTGCCTAGGCAGTAGGACTAGGAGTGGCTTTCTGCAGACTTcaggtggtgagacactggtTGAGTTTGGTTTGTAGTTGATGCCTGGTATCTTACATGTGTGAGAGAAGACTCTGAATATTAGTGAGTAGTTCACTTCACTAAAAGCTGACCTTGACTTGCtacagaaataaagtatttcagaGTATGGCAATGGTATTACAAGGTGTTCTCGCAAAAGCTGCTGTATGTGATGCAGGCAGGCTGTAGCCTAATGGGGCAAGCTTATTGCAAAAATGTTAACCTGATTGGGGTGTATCTTGTACTGGAAGAGATGAAACTTACCTCTGAAAATGCCCAtcttatttttacagtgtttgaAGAACCAGAAGATCCTAGCAACAGatcatttttctctgaaatcatCTCTTCCATATCTGATGTCAAATTTAGCCATAGTGGTCGATATATGATGACTAGAGATTACCTGTCCGTGAAGATCTGGGatttaaatatggaaaatagACCTGTGGAAACATACCAGGTATTTGGTGAAGATGATGTAGGCTAGAAATTAAAACCTTGACGGGTGCTGAGTCTTATTAATAGTAATGGTGTGGCCGTTAAATCTTTGTCTGTTGATCACTGTGCTCAGGCAAAGCATCAGTGAGGTTTGTGGGTTCTACACACGTGCGAATGGACCTTGCTATTTGCAGGCTGATTGCAGAACCCAAACCCATGTTTGGGTGTGAAAAAGCCTCCCTCTTAGACAATGGAAATGTGGAAAGGGAGTCTTCAGCCACAAGAGAGCACATCTCTCTAGAGTCTTCGGTTGACTTTATATTCTCCTATTCTTTCCTGGTGAAAATAGGAGGTAAAACATATCCtttgtggaaaatgtttttataagaaaaattgTGAAGGGATCCTCCTCATCGTACACAGAAGGAAGATGAGTCACCAAA
This genomic stretch from Phalacrocorax aristotelis chromosome 24, bGulAri2.1, whole genome shotgun sequence harbors:
- the PPP2R2A gene encoding serine/threonine-protein phosphatase 2A 55 kDa regulatory subunit B alpha isoform isoform X2 — its product is MAGAGGGNDIQWCFSQVKGAVDDDVAEADIISTVEFNHSGELLATGDKGGRVVIFQQEQENKTQSHSRGEYNVYSTFQSHEPEFDYLKSLEIEEKINKIRWLPQKNAAQFLLSTNDKTIKLWKISERDKRPEGYNLKEEDGRYRDPTTVTTLRVPVFRPMDLMVEASPRRIFANAHTYHINSISINSDYETYLSADDLRINLWHLEITDRSFNIVDIKPANMEELTEVITAAEFHPNSCNTFVYSSSKGTIRLCDMRASALCDRHSKLFEEPEDPSNRSFFSEIISSISDVKFSHSGRYMMTRDYLSVKIWDLNMENRPVETYQVHEYLRSKLCSLYENDCIFDKFECCWNGSDSIVMTGSYNNFFRMFDRNTKRDITLEASRENNKPRTVLKPRKVCASGKRKKDEISVDSLDFNKKILHTAWHPKENIIAVATTNNLYIFQDKMN
- the PPP2R2A gene encoding serine/threonine-protein phosphatase 2A 55 kDa regulatory subunit B alpha isoform isoform X1 → MGGDFLCVFWSQGSNESLPSAEAVMFLKFSLRSVFYGAGGGNDIQWCFSQVKGAVDDDVAEADIISTVEFNHSGELLATGDKGGRVVIFQQEQENKTQSHSRGEYNVYSTFQSHEPEFDYLKSLEIEEKINKIRWLPQKNAAQFLLSTNDKTIKLWKISERDKRPEGYNLKEEDGRYRDPTTVTTLRVPVFRPMDLMVEASPRRIFANAHTYHINSISINSDYETYLSADDLRINLWHLEITDRSFNIVDIKPANMEELTEVITAAEFHPNSCNTFVYSSSKGTIRLCDMRASALCDRHSKLFEEPEDPSNRSFFSEIISSISDVKFSHSGRYMMTRDYLSVKIWDLNMENRPVETYQVHEYLRSKLCSLYENDCIFDKFECCWNGSDSIVMTGSYNNFFRMFDRNTKRDITLEASRENNKPRTVLKPRKVCASGKRKKDEISVDSLDFNKKILHTAWHPKENIIAVATTNNLYIFQDKMN